CGCAATGACGACTCGCCCGAGCTGGGACCGGTACTTCATGGACATTGTGAAACTGGTCTCCATGCGATCCACCTGCCTCAGGCGGCGCGTAGGAGCAGTCCTTGTCCGGGACAGACGGATCCTGGCCACGGGATACAACGGCGCGCCCTCGGGCATTTCACATTGTGCCGAACGGGGGTGCCTTCGGGACCAGTTGAACATTCCCTCGGGAGAGCGTCATGAACTGTGCCGGGGACTCCACGCCGAACAGAATGCTGTCATCCAGGCAGCTCTTCACGGAGTAGGAACCAAGGGAGCCGTTCTCTACTGCACCAATCACCCCTGTATCATCTGCTCGAAAATGATCATCAACGCCGGTATAACGGCCATTATGTATGAGGAAGGTTACCCGGACGACCTTGCCCGGAACCTGCTCGCAGAAGCGGGCATCGAGGTGCTGCAGCAATGAAGTGTCCGTTCTGTTCTCACAGCGAAAACAAAGTCATTGATTCCCGCCTCAGCAGAGAGGGAAATTCCATTCGTCGGCGCCGTGAATGCCTGGCCTGCGCCCGTCGCTTCACCACTTACGAATACGTGGAAGACGTGGTCCCCATGGTCATCAAGAAAGACGGTCGCCGGGAACCCTTCGATCGGCTGAAAATACTGACGGGACTGAAAAAAGCCTGTGAGAAACGCCCGATCAGCATGGATGACATTGAGGCGGTCGTTGACAGAGTCGAAAAATTCTGCCAGGAATCGCAGCTCAAGGAAATACCCAGCACCGCTATAGGAGAGCAGGTCATGGAGGAACTGCACCAACTCGATGCCGTCGCCTATGTCCGCTTTGCTTCCGTCTATCGACAGTTCAAGGATGTCAGTGATTTTATGGACGAACTGAAGGATGTGCTGAAAACCAAGGCCGGAAACGTGACAAAAAGGTCCGCCGATGCCCCTGCGGGCACTCGTGGCGGACAGGAATGAGGAAAGGACGGAGGTTCATGTTTACGGGAATCGTGGAATGCCTGGGTACCGTCAAGGCGTTGACGCCGCGGGGGACGGACGCCCTGATGCGTATAGAAACATCCATGAACCTCGAAGAGGTGAGTCTCGGCGACAGCATCTCCGTAAGCGGCGCCTGTCTGACGGTAACAGCCCTCACTCCCGACGGATTCACCGTTGATGTTTCTGCCGAAACCCTCTCAAAAACGACTCTGGGATCGATGAAACCGGGTGACCGGGTTAACCTGGAGAAAGCCCTGCGGCTCAACTCGTTTCTGGGAGGGCACCTGGTTCTGGGACACGTCGATTGTGTGGGCCTTATGAGGGAGCGAACCCCGCGATCGAGCTCCATCATATGTTCCTTTGAAATCGAGCCGCCCTTTGAGCGGTACATCGTTGAAAAGGGTTCCATCACGGTGGACGGCATAAGCCTGACCGTCAATGGATGTGAAAAAAACAGGTTTCATGTGAGCGTCATCCCCCATACGGCGGAAAAAACGACTCTGGGCCTTAAAAAGGTAGGTGACCGGGTCAATCTGGAAACGGACATTCTGGGAAAGTACGTGGAGAAGCTGCTCCACCCCCACAGGGGGATCGACATGGATTTTTTATCAAAACACGGGTTTTCATGACAATCAAGGTAGAACATAGAGGTAGAACATAATGGTAAGCAGTGTCAAAGAAGGAATCGAAGATATTAAAAAAGGAAAAATGATCATCCTGGTGGATGACGAGGACAGGGAAAATGAAGGTGACCTCTGCATGGCGGCAGAGTATGCAACACCTGAAGCGATAAATTTCATGGCGAAATACGGACGGGGCCTGATCTGTCTCTCCCTCACGGAGGAAATCGCCGATCACCTCGACCTCGCGCCCATGGTGACAACCAACGAATCACGTTTCGAAACGGCCTTCACGGTATCCATCGAAGCCCGCCGGGGAGTGACGACGGGCATATCCGCCCACGACCGGGCAACAACGATACAAACTGCCATCGCCGATAACGCCGTGGCCGATGATCTGGTCCGTCCCGGACATATCTTCCCCCTGCGGGCACGCCGGGGCGGCGTACTCGTTCGAACGGGACAGACGGAAGGTTCCGTTGATCTTGCCCGGCTGGCACGCCTGAAGCCGGCCGGTGTCATCTGTGAAATAATGAAGGACGATGGAACCATGGCCCGCATGCCCGACCTGGAACTGTTTGCCCGCGAACACGACCTCAAAATTGTGACCGTGGCAGACATAATCGACTTCAGAATGCAACACGAGCGGCTCATACGGAGAGTCGCCGAGGCGAACCTCCCCACCGTGTACGGCGGCGATTTCCGGATTGTCGTGTACGAAAACGATGTGGACGACATGAAGCATATAGCCCTGATCAAGGGCGATATCGATCCGGATGACACAGTCTTGGTGAGAGTTCACTCCGAGTGCGTTACCGGTGATCTCTTCGGATCGCTCCGGTGCGACTGCGGCGACCAGCTTCACCGGGCCATGGAACATATCGACCACGAGGGAAAGGGCGTCATCGTCTACATGCACCAGGAAGGGAGGGGCATCGGCCTTGCCAACAAAATCCGGGCCTACAGCCTGCAGGAACAGGGCATGGATACGGTCGAAGCCAACATCCATCTGGGGTTCAAGGATGACCTTCGGGACTACGGCATCGGGGCCCAGATCCTGGTTGACCTGGGGGTCCGAAAGATGAGGATACTCACCAACAATCCAAAGAAAATCATAGGCCTTCAAGGATACGGCATTGAAGTGATCGAGCGTGTCCCCATCGTTGTGGAACCGAATGAAAACAACCTGAGATACCTGAAAACAAAACAGGAAAAGATGGGACACCTGCTGAAATCCTGATCCGCCCGGCGGGGTACGGCTCAGAAAATTCCCGATAATCTTCAGAACGGAGGAGAATGTGATCATGGTTACTCTCAAGGAAGGAAAACTTGAAGCAGGGGGTAAAAGGTTCGGAATCGTGGCAAGCCGTTTCAATGACTTCATCTCCGCCCGTCTGGTGGAGGGAGCCCTGGACGCCTTAAAACGATCCGGCGCCAGCGAGGCGGATATCACGATTGTCAAAGTTCCCGGGGCCTTCGAAATCCCCCTGGTCGCCAAGAAGCTGGCGAAAAGCGGACTTTTTAACGCCGTTATTTGCCTCGGTGCCGTCATTCGCGGGGCCACGCCGCATTTTGAATATATCAGCTCGGAAGTGACCAAAGGTGTCGCCCAGGTATCCCTCGAAACGGAAACTCCCGTAGCTTTCGGCGTTCTTACGGCGGACACACTGGAACAGGCCATCGAGCGGGCGGGCACCAAGGCCGGGAATAAAGGCTGGGACGCGGCTCTCTCGGCGATTGAAATGGTGAATCTCCTGGAAGCGCTGTGATGTGAGCGAGGGATCGATGGGTTACCGGAGAAAGGCGCGGGAAATCGCCCTTCAGGTTCTGTATCAGATTGACGCGTCGGGAATGGATCCGGTGGAGGCACTGGACCTGTTCTGGCTGAACTTCGAGGCGCCCGGCAACGCCCGGGGGTTTGCCGTTACGCTTGTTACGGGCACCATGAAGCACATAGGCGAAATCGATGCCATGATCAGGGAGTGTTCCGATCATTGGTCCCTCGACCGCATGGCCCGGGTTGACAGAAACATCTTGAGAATGGCCATCTACGAACTGCTTCACCTCCATGAAATACCGCCGCGGGCTACACTGAACGAGGCCATCGATATCGGAAAAACATTCGGTTCTGAGAATTCAGGAGCTTTCGTCAACGGGATTCTCGATGCTTTTTATTCGCGCATGCACCTGAAAAATGAACATTAGCACGTCCGCGACACCCGTGAAGGATCTGTGGCAGGAAGGACTTGCCACGGCTCTCTTCTCCAACGAAAAGCCACCCCGGGGGATTGCCGGCATGGTAGACTGGAGGCTGGGCGGCATGATTTCCCGATTCATTGCGCGAGGAACCATGACAGGATCATTCGGCGAAACGATCCTGTTTCATCCCGACTCTCCCGTTCTCCACCAATGGAAGATCCTGTTGCTTGGACTCGGTGAAACACACCAGCTGACCCGGGACAGAATTTACGGCACCGGATGGACAATCATGCGCATCATGTCTCATGTGGGGTGCCGGGATTTTGTCTGCTCCGTGCCCGGAACGGGTCGGTGTGAGTTCCCTGTCGCCTCCATGGTCGATATCTTCCTCTCCGGCATGCTTGACGCCCTCTCCGAAACAGGTGAATCTCCCGGCCTGGAGACGTCTGTACACCTCATCGACACTCCGGAAAATATCGACGATGTTACCGCCGCTGTTCGTGAGACAACGATCCGGAAACCCTGCGCCATTTCTTCCACATCCATATCCATGAAGGAAGAACGGTAATGAAGGCAATCGTTATCGGTGCCGGTGAAGTCGGCTACAGTATCGCCGATATTCTTTCCAGGGAAGGCAACGACATCATCCTGATCGACAGGGACGAATCACGCCTTAAGGCCATCGCGGAGAATCTGGACGTTCAGACCATCGTCGGAAGCGGAAGCAACCCCCGAATTTTAAAAAAGGCGAAACTCGAACAGACAGAAATGATCGTCGCCGTCACGGACAGTGATGAGACCAATATCGTAGCCTGCCTCATCGCCTCGGCCAAGTCGAAAGTACCCATCAAGATAGCCCGCATCAGAACCATCGACCTCGACCGGGAATCAGATCTGTTCGGCAAGGATCACCTCAATATCGACTTGTGCATCAACCCGGAACGGGAAGCGGTAAAAAAAGCGATGCGACTCATGGAATACGCCGGCGCTTCCGAAGTTATCGATTTCGCCGACGGCCGTATCAAGCTCATAGCCTTCTCAATAGAAGCAACATGCGGGATGGTCGGTAAAAACCTCGAAGAATTCAGCCGTATATACGAGGAAGACGCCCTCATCGCCTCCATCCTCAGGAACGATCAACTGGTTGCTCCCTCGGGATCGACGGTGCTTCAGGCAAAGGACTACATTCTTGTCTTTGTGGAATCGTCGAAGGTTGTCCCGCTGTTACGGTTCTTTGGAAAAGACACAAAACAGGCGGAACGGGTTTTTATCATGGGGGGCGGCACCACGGCGCTTCTTCTTGCTGAGGAACTCGAGGAACGGGGCGTGACAACAAAAATTATTGAAAAACGGCAGAACCGGTGCGAGGT
This window of the Syntrophales bacterium genome carries:
- a CDS encoding cytidine/deoxycytidylate deaminase family protein — its product is MTTRPSWDRYFMDIVKLVSMRSTCLRRRVGAVLVRDRRILATGYNGAPSGISHCAERGCLRDQLNIPSGERHELCRGLHAEQNAVIQAALHGVGTKGAVLYCTNHPCIICSKMIINAGITAIMYEEGYPDDLARNLLAEAGIEVLQQ
- the nrdR gene encoding transcriptional regulator NrdR; the encoded protein is MKCPFCSHSENKVIDSRLSREGNSIRRRRECLACARRFTTYEYVEDVVPMVIKKDGRREPFDRLKILTGLKKACEKRPISMDDIEAVVDRVEKFCQESQLKEIPSTAIGEQVMEELHQLDAVAYVRFASVYRQFKDVSDFMDELKDVLKTKAGNVTKRSADAPAGTRGGQE
- a CDS encoding riboflavin synthase encodes the protein MFTGIVECLGTVKALTPRGTDALMRIETSMNLEEVSLGDSISVSGACLTVTALTPDGFTVDVSAETLSKTTLGSMKPGDRVNLEKALRLNSFLGGHLVLGHVDCVGLMRERTPRSSSIICSFEIEPPFERYIVEKGSITVDGISLTVNGCEKNRFHVSVIPHTAEKTTLGLKKVGDRVNLETDILGKYVEKLLHPHRGIDMDFLSKHGFS
- a CDS encoding bifunctional 3,4-dihydroxy-2-butanone-4-phosphate synthase/GTP cyclohydrolase II, translated to MVSSVKEGIEDIKKGKMIILVDDEDRENEGDLCMAAEYATPEAINFMAKYGRGLICLSLTEEIADHLDLAPMVTTNESRFETAFTVSIEARRGVTTGISAHDRATTIQTAIADNAVADDLVRPGHIFPLRARRGGVLVRTGQTEGSVDLARLARLKPAGVICEIMKDDGTMARMPDLELFAREHDLKIVTVADIIDFRMQHERLIRRVAEANLPTVYGGDFRIVVYENDVDDMKHIALIKGDIDPDDTVLVRVHSECVTGDLFGSLRCDCGDQLHRAMEHIDHEGKGVIVYMHQEGRGIGLANKIRAYSLQEQGMDTVEANIHLGFKDDLRDYGIGAQILVDLGVRKMRILTNNPKKIIGLQGYGIEVIERVPIVVEPNENNLRYLKTKQEKMGHLLKS
- the ribE gene encoding 6,7-dimethyl-8-ribityllumazine synthase: MVTLKEGKLEAGGKRFGIVASRFNDFISARLVEGALDALKRSGASEADITIVKVPGAFEIPLVAKKLAKSGLFNAVICLGAVIRGATPHFEYISSEVTKGVAQVSLETETPVAFGVLTADTLEQAIERAGTKAGNKGWDAALSAIEMVNLLEAL
- the nusB gene encoding transcription antitermination factor NusB, with protein sequence MSEGSMGYRRKAREIALQVLYQIDASGMDPVEALDLFWLNFEAPGNARGFAVTLVTGTMKHIGEIDAMIRECSDHWSLDRMARVDRNILRMAIYELLHLHEIPPRATLNEAIDIGKTFGSENSGAFVNGILDAFYSRMHLKNEH
- the trkA gene encoding Trk system potassium transporter TrkA is translated as MKAIVIGAGEVGYSIADILSREGNDIILIDRDESRLKAIAENLDVQTIVGSGSNPRILKKAKLEQTEMIVAVTDSDETNIVACLIASAKSKVPIKIARIRTIDLDRESDLFGKDHLNIDLCINPEREAVKKAMRLMEYAGASEVIDFADGRIKLIAFSIEATCGMVGKNLEEFSRIYEEDALIASILRNDQLVAPSGSTVLQAKDYILVFVESSKVVPLLRFFGKDTKQAERVFIMGGGTTALLLAEELEERGVTTKIIEKRQNRCEVISGRLNRTICLHGDGTSQDLLREENIQEADYFVALTSDEEANILGALLAKQMGAKRALCLVNKIEYTHLIPMIGIDGVINPRQATIGKILHYIRKGKVISSTPLSDEKAEAVEFIALETSDITGRPLRVMKFPPGTIIGAIIRHDRVIIPSGETVILPGDHVILVTLRSAIPQIEKILTVKLDYFG